CAAAGTAACAAATCAGATTTTTGAGCAGTTAAGGACACGTCCTGATGATTTAAAGGCATTGGGTGAGTTAGTAAAGCAGATAGATTATCAAAATGATGTAGGGGATATAGTTGAGAAGCTAAGTAAGGTGGGTAAGGAGAGTCAAGCTAAAATTGCTGAGAGAATATCAAAAGAGATTGATGAGATGTTAGGGGAAGAAAAGGGCTTGATGTTCGAGAATAAAATAACGGTTAAGGAAGCTAAAAAAATAATCCCCGAAGCTATTAAAAAAATACTTACTCAAGATTTAGAGGTATATCACAATGAAGAAGTGGCTAAATTGAGCCAAATTGATGAGTTTGAGAAAAAGTCGGTAGAACGTATTGATGAAAAAAGAAATGCCTTAAAAAGCGAAAGAGAGCGTTTAGAGAGTGAAAGAAAGGCGTTTGAGGAAGAGAGAGAAAAAACAAGAGAGCAATTAAAAAAGGAAGTCCTAGAAGAGCAGAATGGTAAATTTAATCGGCTTCTGAATTTTTGGCGAAAAAATGATGGGACAAAGCCCAAAGATGTTGATGAGTTCAATAATCTAATAAATAACACGATAGAAGGTTATAAGAATCGGATAAAAGGCTATGAGGATAGTTTAGAAAGAGAGAAAAAGAATAACGTTCATTTACTTGCAGAAAATCGAAAAATAGAAGCGGAGCTGAACAAGGTTAGAAATGAATTGGATACGCTCAAAAATGATATTAAAAACCCTGAATTTTTAAAAGGAAAGTTAGATGAAATTAAAAGATCAGAAGAGCAGAAAAACAAAATTGTTGAAGCTACTCAAAGAAGTAAAACCTCGTTTAAAATGGGTTGATAAGGCAATAGATATTATAGTGACTTTGTCATTGTTGTTTGTCGCTGTAATATTGATTGTTCCTCCTGTGTTGGTTTTTTTATATGAGGTGGGGAGCTTTATTATTCA
The Actinobacillus genomosp. 1 genome window above contains:
- the mobV gene encoding MobV family relaxase translates to MSVNYAIFRIKKLKSRDRSEANKKAIKGAKSKSESVKGALNHLFREINTPNADAERTSENVVLKGADNVKDIMKDFDSRMPKKIRANAVKAVEVVITGSSQRMNEMSKEEQMDYFKQSLAFVGRKFGGEENILSAVVHNDETTPHLSVMLVPLVDGKLNVAKFTDGISKMKDLQTAFASEVGKKFGLERGIERERPRDHIELQKYYKVTNQIFEQLRTRPDDLKALGELVKQIDYQNDVGDIVEKLSKVGKESQAKIAERISKEIDEMLGEEKGLMFENKITVKEAKKIIPEAIKKILTQDLEVYHNEEVAKLSQIDEFEKKSVERIDEKRNALKSERERLESERKAFEEEREKTREQLKKEVLEEQNGKFNRLLNFWRKNDGTKPKDVDEFNNLINNTIEGYKNRIKGYEDSLEREKKNNVHLLAENRKIEAELNKVRNELDTLKNDIKNPEFLKGKLDEIKRSEEQKNKIVEATQRSKTSFKMG